From the Cryptomeria japonica chromosome 2, Sugi_1.0, whole genome shotgun sequence genome, one window contains:
- the LOC131859730 gene encoding receptor-like protein kinase HSL1 isoform X1, whose product MKGSGVSCLPEDFGMLSSLEELDLSWCKNLRNLPANFGNLTRLERLEIHHNPKLRELPDTIGGLKALAYLDAGYCQLCDDGLPDGTFELSSLRVIHLEQNGFCSHPSGLEKLIALWELHLDGCSKLSNLPAVPSSLEMLYARDCARLDNLPCLSGLTSLIRLDVSKSRHLVTLAGLDSLQGLTTLRLMGCQNMSTDTLANCFQGLKSLESVFFGGPGVSRFQLQSFYDSLQYLQAISFQTQCLISSQVIKPTWHHAEANGQKGEKDNCLELCADQNEIKYCAGYIVCCLSLGQVFNQEGTNRLCCRIDREHNLGPRKVIHPDIGYGGEDVLEIRVVRVESNLNFKWLRMGDRLTVNACSDHQQWKACFKFLMYEEADATYPPAEEEWIPTKITFGV is encoded by the exons ATGAAAGGCTCTGGTGTTTCTTGTTTGCCTGAGGATTTCGGTATGCTTTCAAGTCTGGAAGAATTGGATCTGTCTTGGTGTAAGAATTTGCGCAATCTTCCAGCTAATTTTGGCAATCTGACTCGGTTGGAAAGATTAGAAATTCATCACAATCCTAAGCTTAGAGAGCTACCAGATACCATTGGCGGCCTAAAAGCTTTGGCGTATCTGGATGCCGGCTACTGCCAACTGTGTGATGATGGACTCCCAGACGGAACATTCGAATTGTCTTCATTAAGAGTAATCCATCTCGAGCAAAACGGATTTTGCAGTCACCCGAGCGGCTTGGAAAAGTTAATTGCACTTTGGGAGCTGCATTTGGATGGGTGCAGCAAGCTTTCCAACTTGCCAGCGGTCCCGTCATCTTTGGAGATGCTCTACGCCCGCGACTGCGCTCGTCTCGACAATTTACCCTGCTTGTCCGGATTGACGAGTCTCATTCGATTAGACGTCAGCAAATCACGTCATCTGGTGACGCTAGCCGGGTTAGATTCTTTGCAAGGATTAACCACGTTAAGGTTAATGGGGTGTCAGAATATGTCCACCGACACACTGGCAAACTGTTTCCAGGGTCTCAAATCTTTGGAGAGTGTTTTCTTTGGCGGGCCCGGCGTCTCCAGATTTCAACTCCAATCTTTCTATGATTCCCTCCAG TATTTGCAGGCCATCTCTTTCCAAACCCAATGTCTAATTTCAAGTCAAGTGATCAAACCAACCTGGCATCATGCCGAAGCAAATGGACAGAAAGGGGAGAAAGACAATTGTCTTGAATTATGTGCAGATCAGAATGAGATTAAATATTGTGCAGGATATATTGTCTGTTGCCTTTCCCTGGGCCAAGTCTTTAATCAGGAAGGTACGAACAGACTGTGCTGCAGAATTGACAGGGAGCACAATTTAGGGCCACGCAAAGTGATCCATCCAGACATAGGTTATGGAGGGGAAGATGTGTTGGAAATACGCGTTGTTCGAGTAGAGAGTAATTTAAACTTCAAATGGCTGAGAATGGGAGATAGACTGACCGTGAATGCATGTTCTGATCATCAGCAatggaaggcatgtttcaaatttttgatgtatGAAGAAGCTGATGCAACTTATCCTCCTGCAGAAGAAGAATGGATCCCTACTAAAATAACATTTGGTGTGTGA
- the LOC131873734 gene encoding disease resistance protein RUN1-like, whose amino-acid sequence MSLSKWSSADSCTNKKYYHDVFLSFRGEDTRGFAVQLHSALVKVGIATFLDSKSLEKGEYISPSLKRGISSSRIGIPIFSKRFADSKWCLKEVGFMEECGKRIIPLFHNVSPSDVRNPDGGIYAKDFEEHESLKTFKPEEITKLKSALQRIGRIPGWSLDQISGEEILIKEVLEKIVNILLSEKGCPDIPTCFGLDWQVKHLLRLLNRADRQKEVVKVGIHGMGGMGKTTLAKVVYNRLLYSRFGLHYFVLRVGERCDEKNGLVKMQTQMLEDISPFRDEIDHVDRGKALLQHFLKGKKILLLLDDIQSSEQLEALGGNFTDLGEGSCLLITTQNQQILKLAKVDETHEARGLPQEHAVIT is encoded by the exons ATGTCCCTCTCTAAGTGGTCTTCAGCCGACTCCTGTACTAACAAAAAATATTATCATGATGTTTTCTTGAGCTTTCGCGGCGAGGACACTAGAGGTTTTGCTGTTCAATTACATTCTGCTCTTGTTAAAGTGGGCATTGCTACCTTCTTAGACAGTAAAAGCTTGGAGAAGGGTGAATATATCTCCCCTTCTTTGAAGCGAGGCATTTCGTCAAGTAGAATCGGTATTCCTATTTTCTCCAAAAGATTCGCAGATTCGAAATGGTGCCTGAAGGAAGTAGGGTTTATGGAAGAGTGTGGGAAAAGAATCATACCTCTGTTTCACAACGTTTCTCCTTCGGACGTTCGTAACCCGGATGGAGGCATATATGCAAAAGACTTCGAGGAACATGAAAGTCTGAAAACCTTCAAGCCTGAAGAAATCACTAAATTGAAAAGCGCATTACAGCGTATTGGCCGTATACCTGGCTGGTCACTCGATCAAATTTCCGG GGAGGAAATTTTGATTAAAGAAGTTCTGGAGAAAATTGTGAACATCTTACTTTCAGAGAAGGGCTGTCCGGACATTCCAACATGCTTTGGTTTAGACTGGCAAGTGAAGCACCTCTTGAGATTACTAAACAGAGCAGATCGTCAGAAGGAGGTTGTGAAAGTGGGTATACATGGGATGGGCGGGATGGGCAAAACAACCCTCGCCAAGGTTGTTTACAATCGACTCCTGTACTCTCGGTTTGGATTGCATTATTTTGTACTGCGTGTTGGTGAAAGATGTGACGAAAAAAATGGGCTTGTAAAGATGCAGACCCAGATGCTCGAAGATATCTCACCATTCAGAGACGAAATAGATCATGTTGATAGAGGTAAAGCTCTCTTGCAACACTTTCTCAAGGGTAAGAAAATTCTCCTCCTGCTGGATGATATTCAAAGTTCCGAGCAGCTAGAAGCTCTGGGGGGGAATTTCACTGACTTAGGGGAAGGTAGTTGTTTGCTTATTACAACGCAGAATCAACAAATTCTAAAATTGGCCAAAGTTGACGAAACTCACGAGGCGAGGGGGCTTCCTCAAGAACATgctgtaatcacataa
- the LOC131859730 gene encoding probable WRKY transcription factor 19 isoform X2, giving the protein MKGSGVSCLPEDFGMLSSLEELDLSWCKNLRNLPANFGNLTRLERLEIHHNPKLRELPDTIGGLKALAYLDAGYCQLCDDGLPDGTFELSSLRVIHLEQNGFCSHPSGLEKLIALWELHLDGCSKLSNLPAVPSSLEMLYARDCARLDNLPCLSGLTSLIRLDVSKSRHLVTLAGLDSLQGLTTLRLMGCQNMSTDTLANCFQGLKSLESVFFGGPGVSRFQLQSFYDSLQAISFQTQCLISSQVIKPTWHHAEANGQKGEKDNCLELCADQNEIKYCAGYIVCCLSLGQVFNQEGTNRLCCRIDREHNLGPRKVIHPDIGYGGEDVLEIRVVRVESNLNFKWLRMGDRLTVNACSDHQQWKACFKFLMYEEADATYPPAEEEWIPTKITFGV; this is encoded by the exons ATGAAAGGCTCTGGTGTTTCTTGTTTGCCTGAGGATTTCGGTATGCTTTCAAGTCTGGAAGAATTGGATCTGTCTTGGTGTAAGAATTTGCGCAATCTTCCAGCTAATTTTGGCAATCTGACTCGGTTGGAAAGATTAGAAATTCATCACAATCCTAAGCTTAGAGAGCTACCAGATACCATTGGCGGCCTAAAAGCTTTGGCGTATCTGGATGCCGGCTACTGCCAACTGTGTGATGATGGACTCCCAGACGGAACATTCGAATTGTCTTCATTAAGAGTAATCCATCTCGAGCAAAACGGATTTTGCAGTCACCCGAGCGGCTTGGAAAAGTTAATTGCACTTTGGGAGCTGCATTTGGATGGGTGCAGCAAGCTTTCCAACTTGCCAGCGGTCCCGTCATCTTTGGAGATGCTCTACGCCCGCGACTGCGCTCGTCTCGACAATTTACCCTGCTTGTCCGGATTGACGAGTCTCATTCGATTAGACGTCAGCAAATCACGTCATCTGGTGACGCTAGCCGGGTTAGATTCTTTGCAAGGATTAACCACGTTAAGGTTAATGGGGTGTCAGAATATGTCCACCGACACACTGGCAAACTGTTTCCAGGGTCTCAAATCTTTGGAGAGTGTTTTCTTTGGCGGGCCCGGCGTCTCCAGATTTCAACTCCAATCTTTCTATGATTCCCTCCAG GCCATCTCTTTCCAAACCCAATGTCTAATTTCAAGTCAAGTGATCAAACCAACCTGGCATCATGCCGAAGCAAATGGACAGAAAGGGGAGAAAGACAATTGTCTTGAATTATGTGCAGATCAGAATGAGATTAAATATTGTGCAGGATATATTGTCTGTTGCCTTTCCCTGGGCCAAGTCTTTAATCAGGAAGGTACGAACAGACTGTGCTGCAGAATTGACAGGGAGCACAATTTAGGGCCACGCAAAGTGATCCATCCAGACATAGGTTATGGAGGGGAAGATGTGTTGGAAATACGCGTTGTTCGAGTAGAGAGTAATTTAAACTTCAAATGGCTGAGAATGGGAGATAGACTGACCGTGAATGCATGTTCTGATCATCAGCAatggaaggcatgtttcaaatttttgatgtatGAAGAAGCTGATGCAACTTATCCTCCTGCAGAAGAAGAATGGATCCCTACTAAAATAACATTTGGTGTGTGA